In the genome of Lynx canadensis isolate LIC74 chromosome X, mLynCan4.pri.v2, whole genome shotgun sequence, one region contains:
- the GPM6B gene encoding neuronal membrane glycoprotein M6-b isoform X4: MGCFECCIKCLGGVPYASLVATILCFSGVALFCGCGHVALAGTVAILEQHFSTNTSDHALLSEVIQLVQYVIYGIASFFFLYGIILLAEGFYTTSAVKELHGEFKTTACGRCISGMFVFLTYVLGVAWLGVFGFSAVPVFMFYNIWSTCEVIRSPQTNGTAGVEQICVDIRQYGIIPWNAFPGKICGSALENICNTNEFYVSYHLFIVACAGAGATVIALIHFLMILSSNWAYLKDASKMQACQDIKAKEEQELQDIQSRSKEQLNSYT; this comes from the exons GCTGCTTTGAATGCTGCATCAAGTGTCTGGGAGGAGTCCCCTACGCCTCTCTGGTGGCCACCATCCTCTGCTTCTCTGGGGTCGCCTTGTTCTGTGGCTGTGGGCACGTGGCCCTCGCGGGCACCGTGGCGATTCTCGAGCAACACTTCTCCACCAACACCAGCGACCATGCCTTGCTGAGCGAGGT AATACAACTGGTGCAGTATGTCATCTACGGGATCGCGTCCTTCTTCTTCTTGTATGGGATCATTCTGCTGGCAGAAGGCTTCTACACCACCAGCGCCGTGAAGGAGCTGCACGGCGAATTTAAGACAACCGCCTGCGGCCGGTGCATCAGTGGGATG TTCGTTTTCCTCACCTACGTGCTGGGAGTGGCCTGGCTCGGCGTGTTTGGTTTCTCTGCGGTGCCCGTGTTTATGTTCTACAACATATGGTCAACTTGTGAAGTCATCAGGTCACCCCAGACCAACGGCACGGCCGGCGTGGAGCAGATCTGCGTGGATATCCGGCAATACG GTATCATCCCTTGGAATGCTTTCCCAGGAAAAATCTGTGGCTCTGCCCTGGAGAACATCTGCAACACCAATGAG TTCTACGTGTCCTATCACCTGTTCATCGTGGCCTGCGCCGGAGCCGGTGCCACCGTCATCGCCCTG ATCCACTTCCTCATGATACTGTCTTCTAACTGGGCTTACTTAAAGGACGCCAGCAAAATGCAGGCTTGCCAGGATATCAAAGCAAAGGAAGAGCAGGAGCTGCAGGATATCCAGTCTCGGTCCAAAGAACAACTCAATTCTTACACATAA
- the GPM6B gene encoding neuronal membrane glycoprotein M6-b isoform X3: MKPAMETAAEENTEQSQERKGCFECCIKCLGGVPYASLVATILCFSGVALFCGCGHVALAGTVAILEQHFSTNTSDHALLSEVIQLVQYVIYGIASFFFLYGIILLAEGFYTTSAVKELHGEFKTTACGRCISGMFVFLTYVLGVAWLGVFGFSAVPVFMFYNIWSTCEVIRSPQTNGTAGVEQICVDIRQYGIIPWNAFPGKICGSALENICNTNEFYVSYHLFIVACAGAGATVIALIHFLMILSSNWAYLKDASKMQACQDIKAKEEQELQDIQSRSKEQLNSYT, encoded by the exons GCTGCTTTGAATGCTGCATCAAGTGTCTGGGAGGAGTCCCCTACGCCTCTCTGGTGGCCACCATCCTCTGCTTCTCTGGGGTCGCCTTGTTCTGTGGCTGTGGGCACGTGGCCCTCGCGGGCACCGTGGCGATTCTCGAGCAACACTTCTCCACCAACACCAGCGACCATGCCTTGCTGAGCGAGGT AATACAACTGGTGCAGTATGTCATCTACGGGATCGCGTCCTTCTTCTTCTTGTATGGGATCATTCTGCTGGCAGAAGGCTTCTACACCACCAGCGCCGTGAAGGAGCTGCACGGCGAATTTAAGACAACCGCCTGCGGCCGGTGCATCAGTGGGATG TTCGTTTTCCTCACCTACGTGCTGGGAGTGGCCTGGCTCGGCGTGTTTGGTTTCTCTGCGGTGCCCGTGTTTATGTTCTACAACATATGGTCAACTTGTGAAGTCATCAGGTCACCCCAGACCAACGGCACGGCCGGCGTGGAGCAGATCTGCGTGGATATCCGGCAATACG GTATCATCCCTTGGAATGCTTTCCCAGGAAAAATCTGTGGCTCTGCCCTGGAGAACATCTGCAACACCAATGAG TTCTACGTGTCCTATCACCTGTTCATCGTGGCCTGCGCCGGAGCCGGTGCCACCGTCATCGCCCTG ATCCACTTCCTCATGATACTGTCTTCTAACTGGGCTTACTTAAAGGACGCCAGCAAAATGCAGGCTTGCCAGGATATCAAAGCAAAGGAAGAGCAGGAGCTGCAGGATATCCAGTCTCGGTCCAAAGAACAACTCAATTCTTACACATAA
- the GPM6B gene encoding neuronal membrane glycoprotein M6-b isoform X5 has translation MKPAMETAAEENTEQSQERKGCFECCIKCLGGVPYASLVATILCFSGVALFCGCGHVALAGTVAILEQHFSTNTSDHALLSEVIQLVQYVIYGIASFFFLYGIILLAEGFYTTSAVKELHGEFKTTACGRCISGMFVFLTYVLGVAWLGVFGFSAVPVFMFYNIWSTCEVIRSPQTNGTAGVEQICVDIRQYGIIPWNAFPGKICGSALENICNTNEFYVSYHLFIVACAGAGATVIALLIYMMATTYNYAVLKFKSREDCCTKF, from the exons GCTGCTTTGAATGCTGCATCAAGTGTCTGGGAGGAGTCCCCTACGCCTCTCTGGTGGCCACCATCCTCTGCTTCTCTGGGGTCGCCTTGTTCTGTGGCTGTGGGCACGTGGCCCTCGCGGGCACCGTGGCGATTCTCGAGCAACACTTCTCCACCAACACCAGCGACCATGCCTTGCTGAGCGAGGT AATACAACTGGTGCAGTATGTCATCTACGGGATCGCGTCCTTCTTCTTCTTGTATGGGATCATTCTGCTGGCAGAAGGCTTCTACACCACCAGCGCCGTGAAGGAGCTGCACGGCGAATTTAAGACAACCGCCTGCGGCCGGTGCATCAGTGGGATG TTCGTTTTCCTCACCTACGTGCTGGGAGTGGCCTGGCTCGGCGTGTTTGGTTTCTCTGCGGTGCCCGTGTTTATGTTCTACAACATATGGTCAACTTGTGAAGTCATCAGGTCACCCCAGACCAACGGCACGGCCGGCGTGGAGCAGATCTGCGTGGATATCCGGCAATACG GTATCATCCCTTGGAATGCTTTCCCAGGAAAAATCTGTGGCTCTGCCCTGGAGAACATCTGCAACACCAATGAG TTCTACGTGTCCTATCACCTGTTCATCGTGGCCTGCGCCGGAGCCGGTGCCACCGTCATCGCCCTG CTGATCTACATGATGGCTACTACATATAACTATGCTGTTTTGAAGTTTAAGAGTCGGGAAGACTGCTGCACTAAATTCTAA